A window of the Gorilla gorilla gorilla isolate KB3781 chromosome 8, NHGRI_mGorGor1-v2.1_pri, whole genome shotgun sequence genome harbors these coding sequences:
- the FGFBP3 gene encoding fibroblast growth factor-binding protein 3, translated as MSPPRLRASLSPSLLLLLSGCLLAAARREKGAASNVAEPVPGPTGGSSGRFLSPEQHACSWQLLLPAPGAAAGSELALRCQSPDGARHQCAYRGHPERCAAYAARRAHFWKQVLGGLRKKRRPCHDPAPLQARLCAGKKGHGAELWLVPRASPPARPTVAGFAGESKPRARNRGRTRERAPGPAAGTPPPQSAPPKENPSERKTNEGKRKAALVPNEERPMGTRPYPDGLDGNAELTESYCAEKWHSLCNFFVNFWNG; from the coding sequence ATGAGTCCTCCGAGGCTGCGAGCGTCGCTGTCGCcgtcgctgctgctgctgctgagtgGTTGCCTCCTCGCGGCTGCTCGAAGGGAGAAAGGGGCGGCTAGCAACGTGGCGGAGCCGGTCCCCGGGCCCACTGGCGGCTCCTCGGGTCGCTTCCTCAGCCCCGAGCAGCACGCGTGCAGCTGGCAGCTCCTGCTGCCCGCCCCGGGGGCCGCAGCGGGCAGCGAGCTGGCGCTGCGCTGCCAGAGCCCGGACGGGGCGCGCCACCAGTGCGCCTACCGCGGGCATCCGGAGCGCTGCGCAGCCTACGCCGCTCGCCGCGCGCACTTCTGGAAGCAGGTGCTGGGAGGGCTGCGCAAGAAGCGGAGGCCCTGTCACGACCCCGCGCCGCTCCAGGCCCGCTTGTGCGCGGGCAAGAAGGGCCACGGCGCCGAGCTGTGGCTAGTGCCCCGCGCGTCCCCGCCTGCACGCCCCACCGTCGCGGGATTCGCGGGGGAGTCCAAGCCCCGGGCCCGGAACCGGGGGCGGACCCGGGAGCGTGCGCCCGGCCCAGCCGCTGGAACCCCGCCTCCCCAAAGCGCACCGCCCAAAGAAAACCCCTCAGAGAGGAAGACCAACGAGGGCAAGAGGAAGGCGGCCTTGGTCCCCAACGAGGAGCGACCCATGGGGACCAGGCCCTACCCCGACGGGCTGGACGGGAACGCGGAGCTCACAGAGAGCTACTGCGCTGAGAAGTGGCACTCCCTCTGCAACTTCTTTGTCAATTTCTGGAACGGCTGA